In a genomic window of Amblyomma americanum isolate KBUSLIRL-KWMA chromosome 4, ASM5285725v1, whole genome shotgun sequence:
- the LOC144127916 gene encoding THAP domain-containing protein 11-like — MPGCCVPLCTNHSRNGWKMYHFPTEPKRRLLWIAKVKRDKWQPTKGSCVCNGHFEENNFEQNRADGWKKLKPNAVPTVFPFRALLQKRKPPKERMGPPVPSGACEGESVPPCEDDASVTAGVSWDKSKDPASGLLTSNIDLPLEQDCCP, encoded by the exons ATGCCTGGCTGCTGTGTGCCGTTGTGCACCAACCATTCTAGAAATGGCTGGAAGATGTATCACTTTCCGACAGAGCCGAAGAGAAGACTTCTGTGGATCGCAAAAGTCAAGCGTGATAAGTGGCAGCCGACGAAGGGATCATGCGTGTGCAAT GGCCACTTTGAAGAGAACAACTTCGAGCAAAATCGTGCCGACGGCTGGAAAAAGCTGAAACCAAATGCTGTACCAACTGTGTTTCCCTTTCGCG CTTTGCTCCAGAAAAGGAAgccaccaaaagaaaggatgggaccTCCGGTGCCATCTGGGGCATGTGAAGgagaaagcgtgccgccgtgtgAAGATGATGCTTCTGTAACAGCTGGAGTCTCATGGGATAAAAGCAAGGATCCAGCCTCGGGGTTACTGACCAGCAACATCGATCTGCCTCTAGAACAGGACTGCTGCCCATAA